The following proteins are co-located in the Pseudomonas cavernae genome:
- a CDS encoding cupin domain-containing protein, with translation MLFGHQSQRLGPGQCRALARGGAGDAEVTPLAAAKLPAIASAQAKALRVDFAPGAESRPHSHPGPVFVVVASGAVESALDGGAVQRFKAGDAWYEAPGQLHRITRNASQTQPASLVPGCSRTARRRW, from the coding sequence GTGCTTTTCGGCCACCAGAGTCAGCGCCTCGGCCCAGGCCAGTGCCGCGCGTTGGCCCGCGGTGGCGCCGGCGACGCGGAGGTCACGCCGCTGGCCGCGGCGAAGCTGCCGGCCATCGCGAGTGCGCAGGCCAAGGCGTTGCGCGTCGACTTCGCCCCCGGCGCCGAGTCGCGGCCGCACAGCCATCCGGGGCCGGTGTTCGTGGTGGTGGCCAGCGGCGCAGTCGAGTCCGCGCTCGACGGCGGCGCGGTGCAGCGCTTCAAGGCGGGCGATGCCTGGTACGAGGCGCCCGGCCAGTTGCACCGCATCACCCGCAACGCCAGCCAGACGCAACCGGCGAGCCTGGTGCCTGGCTGTTCTCGGACGGCCAGACGCCGCTGGTAA
- a CDS encoding DUF3820 family protein encodes MNPEDLQLLITRTMPFGKYQGRVIADLPGNYLGWFARQGFPKGELGRLLALMHEIDHNGLNALLEPLRRR; translated from the coding sequence GTGAACCCCGAAGACCTGCAACTCCTGATCACCCGCACCATGCCCTTCGGCAAGTACCAGGGCCGCGTTATCGCCGATCTGCCCGGCAATTACCTCGGCTGGTTCGCCCGCCAAGGCTTCCCCAAGGGCGAGCTCGGCCGGCTGCTGGCGCTGATGCATGAGATCGACCACAACGGCCTCAACGCGTTGCTCGAGCCGCTGCGGCGCCGTTAA
- a CDS encoding 3-isopropylmalate dehydratase, giving the protein MRSILAVLPLLLLAGCSSYRADLEQVKAVPGDRLLAYQQPVDGSGQIVVNRDLGMLGGGCYVAVLVDRQVAARIGVGEVATFQVPAGARVVGIAADEQDETLCGKGRLRRERAVQVAAGESYRFRIVSENKEGFAIRPDQP; this is encoded by the coding sequence ATGCGTTCGATTCTTGCTGTTCTGCCGCTGTTGTTGCTGGCCGGCTGTTCGTCCTACCGCGCCGATCTCGAGCAGGTGAAGGCGGTGCCCGGCGACCGCCTGCTGGCCTACCAGCAACCCGTGGATGGCAGCGGGCAGATCGTGGTGAACCGTGATCTCGGCATGCTCGGCGGCGGTTGCTATGTGGCGGTGCTGGTGGATCGTCAGGTGGCTGCACGCATCGGCGTGGGTGAGGTGGCGACCTTTCAGGTGCCGGCGGGCGCACGGGTGGTGGGCATCGCCGCGGACGAGCAGGACGAAACGCTGTGCGGCAAGGGCCGTCTGCGGCGTGAGCGGGCGGTGCAGGTGGCGGCGGGGGAGAGTTACCGCTTCCGCATCGTCAGCGAGAACAAGGAAGGCTTCGCCATCCGCCCGGACCAGCCCTGA